The Candidatus Saccharibacteria bacterium RAAC3_TM7_1 nucleotide sequence GAGCTAGAGGGTGAGTTGAATAAATTAATCGAAGAGAGAAAGGCGCGCGGCACCGCAGTCAACAAAGAAGACGATCGAGTAAAACAGGCGGGCGTGACAATCTCTCGATTCAAGGGACTTGGTGAAATGGATGCTGAGCAACTCTGGGAGACAACGATGGAACAGGGTGCTTATCCAGGTGCGAGTCGAGGATGCCGAGGAAGCAGACGCAATCTTCACTAAGCTGATGGGTGATGAAGTAAGTATGCGACGAAGCTTTATTCAGGCGCGAGCGAAGGAAGCAGATTTAGAGGAATTGGACGTGTAATATGGATGACGATGTAATAGATACCACACCAAATAAATATGAGCAGGTCGATAACGATATTGTTGTGCCTGGCATTGAACGCCGAACACTTGAGGATGTCATGCAGGACAATTTCTTCCGGTACTCGATGAGCGTTATTATTGACCGCGCTCTACCGGATGTACGTGATGGCCTTAAGCCGGTTCATCGCCGTATTCTGTACTCGATGGAAGCAAATGGATGGCGAAGCGGTGGCAAGTTCGTCAAAAGCGCCCGTGTGGTTGGTGACGTCATCGGTAAATATCACCCTCACGGTGACACTTCCATCTATGACTCTATGGTGCGCCTGGCTCAGCCATGGGCGCTACGAATGCCGCTTGTTAATGGACAAGGAAATTTCGGCTCTATGGACGGCGACGAAGCGGCCGCCTATCGTTATACCGAAGCAAAAATGACTCGTATTGCTGAGGAGATGCTGGTTGATATTAATAAAGATACGATCGATTTTCGTGATAACTTCGATGGTTCCGAGCAAGAGCCATCGGTCTTGCCGGCAAAAATTCCCAACCTGCTTCTCAACGGCCAGATTGGTATCGCTGTCGGTATGGCTACCAATATTCCACCGCACAACCTTGGCGAGCTAGTCGATGCGTCGATTGAACTAATCGACAATGAAGAGGCGACTATTGATGATCTACTAAAGCATGTCAAAGGTCCCGACTTTCCAACGGGAGCGGTGATTTATGCGGGCGAGAGCATGAAGCAGGCATATTTGACTGGTCGTGGTAGCGTGACCATCCGAGCGGTGGCAGAAATCGAAGAGACTAAGAAAGGTCGTCATCAGATTGTTGTTACGGAAATTCCCTATGGTGTAAATAAAGCAACGCTTGTTGAAAAAATCGCCGAGCTTTACAAAGATAAGAAAATTAATATTGCTGATCTACGCGATGAGACAGCACGTGGTAAAGTGCGTGTGGTTGTTGAAGTCAAGAAGGATGGCTATCCGAAGAAGCTCCTCAATCAGCTATATAAGCTGACTGCTCTTCAGACGAGCTTCAACTTTAATATGCTTTCGCTGGTTGATGGTATTCAGCCACGCATCCTTGGGCTTCAGGAGATGTTGCAAGAGTTTATCAAGCATCGTCAGAAGGTGGTGCGCCGCCGTACAGAGTTCGAGCTCAGGAAAGCAAAGGAACGTGCCCATATCCTTGAGGGGTATAAAATCGCGCTCGATCATATCGATGAGGTAATAAAAACCATTCGAGCGAGCCGAACTCAAGAGCAGGCTCAGGCAAGTCTTATGAAGCAGTTCAAGCTGAGCGATATTCAAGCCGCTGCCATCTTGGCGATGCAATTGCGGCGTTTAACCGGTCTATCGCGCGAGGAGATCGAAAATGAATTAGCCGACCTTATTAAACTGATTACCAAGCTGGAAGGTATTCTGGCCGATGAGAAAGAGATTCTCAAGATTATCAAGACCGAGCTACTCGAGATGAAAGAAAAATATGGCGACGAGCGCCGTACGAAGATTATCAACCATGAACTTGGTAAGTTTAGCGATGAAGAGTTGATTCCCGAGGAAGATAGCGTCATCCTCCTGACAGGTGAAAATTACATCAAGCGTACATTGGTAAGTGAATACCGCCGTCAGCATCGTGGCGGTAAAGGTAAACGTGGTATGACGACAAAAGAAGAAGACGTCATCGACCAGCTGGTGCCAGCGAGTACGCACGACTGGCTGCTATTCTTTACTAACCGAGGCCGTGTCTTCCGTCTCAAGGCATATGAGGTGCCGGCTGCATCGTTAGCAGCAAAAGGAGTGGCGGCGGTCAACCTCCTGCAGCTACAGCCAGAAGAAAAAATTACATCGATCATTCGTCATGAGAAAAATGCCGCCGAGGATGGCTTCCTCTTTATGGCGACCAAGAAGGGCACCGTCAAAAAAACACCGCTCAAGGACTATGCCAATATCCGCACGAACGGCCTCATCGCTATTAGGCTTGACGAAGGAGACGAATTACGCTGGATAAAGAAAACTGACGGCAAGAGTGACGTGATCATCTCTACTTCAGCCGGCCAGGCAATCCGCTTTAATGAGAGTGACGCTCGACCAATGGGGCGTGCAGCTCGTGGTGTGCGTGGCGCTCGTCTTCGACCAAACGATGTCGTGGTGGGCATGGACATCGTAAGTAGTGAAGACCAAACGTTGCTTGTCATCAGCGAGAAGGGCTTCGGTAAACGAACGACGGCTGGCAACTTCCCGAGCCATAAACGTGGTGGGGTTGGTATTAAAGCGGCCGTGGTGACGGCAAAAACGGGTCCTATTATGTCGGTGAAAACCGTTGATCCAGATATGACTGATGCCATCCTGATTTCGAAGAACGGTCAAACCATTCGGCTTGGCCTAGCGGACATCAAGATGCTTGGCCGGACAACGCAAGGAGTGACGGTTATGCGTCTCGGTGAGGGTGATGCGGTTTGTTCGGTCGGTTTGATGCCGGCACCAGCCGCGGAAGATGGTGAGGGGGAATAGGCTATGATTTCGCCGTATCTCGTTGCTATTGTCATCGGGTGGCTAGTCGCACAAGGTCTGAAGTATGTCTTTGACGCCATCCGGTCGCGTACATGGAGTCACCTACGACAGCTCTATCTGTCGGGCAGTATGCCAAGTGCGCACTCGGCTACCGTCGTCTCCCTAGCAACTGTAGTGGGTCTTCGTGATGGGCTCGATTCGGCCATCTTTGCCGTTGCTCTACTTTTTGCCGGCGTCGTCATGTATGACGCCATGATGGTGCGGCGTTCCTCTGGCGAGCAGGGGCTGGCTATACAGTCTCTCATAAAAGAAGCTAAAAGTAAGGTTCTGCTACCGCGATCAGCGAGGGGTCATACTCCTGTGGAGGTACTTGCTGGCGCAATTCTAGGTGTGGTCGTCGGCTCTGTTGTATTTGTAACGACAATTTAAGAGAAAACTAGTATTGACGTACCTCTAGGCGTCTTGTATCATGGATAACAGTCTGGTCGCGAAAAGCGACGTTCAACGTGGAGTTGAAACAGATAACACAAGTACGTTAACAATTTAGTTGTGCAATAACATCGTCAGTCTATTTTGTAGACGTCACTTGCAATAGTGACATCTTTTATGGAGAGTTTGATCCTGGCTCAGGATGAACGCTGGCGGCGTGCCTAATACATGCAAGTCGAGCGGCAGCGGGCTCACTGGCTTCTTCTTTTCTGCGGAGACAGGAATAGCGATTTCGAAGAAATCGCGTTCTCAGTACCGAAGGAGGAATGCTTCCGGGCTTCACCAATACTTATAAGGTGAAATTCAGAAGCAGACAAAGGAGAAGGTTGTGAGCGCCGGCGAGCGGCGGACGGCTGAGTAACGCGTGGGAACGTGCCCCAAAGTGAGGGATAAGCACCGGAAACGGTGTCTAATACCGCATATGATCTTCGGATTAAAGCTTTATGCGCTTTGGGAGCGGCCCGCGTCCGATTAGCTAGTTGGTGAGGTAAAGGCTTACCAAGGCTACGATCGGTAGCTGGTCTGAGAGGATGATCAGCCAGACTGGGACTGAGACACGGCCCAGACTCCTACGGGAGGCAGCAGTAAGGAATCTTCCACAATGGGGGCAACCCTGATGGAGCAACGCCGCGTGCAGGACGAAGGCCTTCGGGTCGTAAACTGCTTTTATGAGTGAAGAATATGACGGTAACTCATGAATAAGGGTCGGCTAACTACGTGCCAGCAGCCGCGGTCATACGTAGGACCCAAGCGTTATCCGGAGTGACTGGGCGTAAAGAGTTGCGTAGGTGGTCAGTAAAGCGAATGGTGAAATCTGAGGGCTCAACCTTACAGACTATCATTCGAACTCACTGACTCGAGAACAGCAGAGGTAACTGGAATTTCTGAAGTAGGGGTAATATCCGTAGATATCAGAAGGAACACCAATGGCGTAGGCAGGTTACTGGGCTGTTTCTGACACTGAGGCACGAAAGCGTGGGGAGCGAACCGGATTAGATACCCGGGTAGTCCACGCCGTAAACGATGGATACTAGCTGTGGGGGGTATCGACCCCCTCCGTAGCGAAGCTAACGCGTTAAGTATCCCGCCTGTGGAGTACGGCCGCAAGGCTAAAACATAAAGGAATTGACGGGGACCCGCACAAGCGGTGGATTATGTTCTTTAATTCGATGCTAACCGAAGAACCTTACCAGGGTTTGACATCCCGAGAATTACTCCGAAAGGAGTGAGTGCTTTATTGAACTCGGTGACAGATGTTGCATGGCCGTCGTCAGCTCGTGTCGTGAGATGTTTGGTTAAGTCCATCAACGAGCGCAACCCTTGTGATTAGTTGTATTTTTCTAATCAGACTGCCCCGGTAACGGGGAGGAAGGAGGGGATGATGTCAGGTCAGTATTACTCTTACATCCTGGGCTAGAAACGTAATACAATGGCGAGTACAATGCGCTGCGAAGCCGCGAGGTGAAGCAAATCGCACCAAAGCTCGTCCCAGTTCGGATAAGAGGCTGAAACTCGCCTCTTTGAAGTCGGAATCGCTAGTAATCGCAGATCAGCAAGCTGCGGTGAATACGTTCCCGGGTCTTGTACACACCGCCCGTCAAACCATGAAAGTGACCAACACCCGAAGTCCGATTCGTCGGCCTAAGGTGGGGGGCATGATTGGGGTTAAGTCGTAACAAGGTATCCGTAGCGGAAGCTGCGGATGGATTACCTCCTTTCTAGGGAGAGTTATGCCAGAGGAACGAGAAATCTTTCTCTGAAGCTAGGTCGGTCCTGTTACTGTGATGAGCTTACATAGTAACGTTGTTCCAGCTTGCTGGAGCAGGACGAAGTTCAAAGTGGTTTATAGACACGCTTTAAGACGAGTTATTGCACAACTAAGTTGTTAACAAAAAGCGCTTCCTTCTTGAGGAAGCGTTTTTCGTGGGTTGATTCAACATTGGTTGAATACCCCTTGTAGCGAAGGGTAATTTACGCTAAAATGGGAAAAGTCTAAACGACAGCAATACCGTGGGGACATAGCTCAGTTGGCTAGAGCACCTGCTTTGCAAGCAGGGGGTCCAGGGTTCGAGTCCCTGTGTCTCCACCACGTATGGGGTAAGTCGGGCTTCGGTCCGTTCTTACTCCACCAAGAGTACATGTATGGGCGCCTAGCTCAGTTGGCTCTGGTCTCTCGTTTACACCGAGAGGGTCGGGGTGAGAACTGCCAGTGGCAGTTCGCAAGGCGACTTTCCGAGGTAAGCTGTGCTTACCATCGTGAAATCGCGGGCTCGCCGAAGGTGAGTCGAGTCCCGAAGCTTAATAAATTATGGGTTGTTAGCTCAGTTGGCTAGAGCATCTCGTTTACACCGAGAGGGCCGGGGGTTCGAGTCCCTCACAACCCACCATTTGGGGCTATAGCTCAGTTGGTTAGAGCGCGTCACTGATAATGACGAGGTCGATGGTTCGAGTCCACCTAGCCCCACCACAATAGGTACCGCCTGGAAGGGCGGTTTTTATTTACAATGCTCTACAGTGCTGTAGACGTAAGAGAGTCTGCGGATATATACGAGAGTATTTACTATTGCAGAAACTGTTCGTCTCAGGTACAATTATAACTAGTTACGCGAATGTTCTTCATGAACCTCTGGCGATAGGGTGAAAAATTACAACAAAACCGCCTTTACAGCGCCTCTAGTGGGGTGATAGGATGGTAAGGCTGCTCTGCGAGACCAGATAGAACGCACCATTAGTCGAATGATGACTTCGAATGTGTTCTCGCGAGGCGAGAGTACTGCAATTTAACAATTAGTGATGTAAAGAAATTTTTTATATGAGATTGACGGCCTAGTATTGGTAACTACCAACTACTAGTCAAGTCAATGCATAAAAAGGTACTCAAGGGCACAGAGCGGATGCCTTGACGTATATCACCGATGAAGGACGTGGAAGACTGCGATAAGTCTCGGGTAGCTGTCAACAAGCTTTGATCCGGGAATTTCCGAATGGGGAAACCTAGTGCGAGTTATGTCGCATTGTCTGCTTCTGAATATATAGGAAGTATGAACGGGAACCAACTGAACTGAAACATCTTAGTAGGTTGAGGAAGAGAAAGTAAATAACGATACTCGGAGTAGTGGCGAGCGAAACGGGTAGAGCCCAAACCTTACAAGTTTTTGTCTGTTCGCAGGCAATAACGGCTGATAGGCCAATGCTTATAAGGGGTTGTGATATTACATATGACCAAGTCAGAGAATTAAACCTCGGTTTAGGTATCTGATTTGCGAAGCCCGGCTATCACCGAGGCTATAAGGTAAAAAATCGGCGTGGTTAGCAGAATAACTTGAATGGTTAACCAAAGGACGTGAAAGTCGTGTATGTGAAAACGACGCTGACCTTATGTGTGTTTTATCGAGTAGGGCGGGGCACGAGAAACCCTGTCTGAATCCGGCTGGACCACCAGCCAAGGCTAAATATGATATACGATCGATAGTGAACAAGTACCGCGAGGGAAAGGTGAAAAGAACCCCGGGAGGGGAGTGAAATAGATCCTGAAACTCTGTGCCTACAAGGAGTCGGAGCAGATTTATTCTGTGACGGCGTGCTTTTTGTAGAACGATCCAGCGAGTTAATTTCTAGAGCAAGGTTAAGTCAAGTGACGGAGCCATAGTGAAAGCGAGCCTGAATAGGGCGAATTAGTTCTAGGGATTAGACCCGAAACCAGGTGACCTAACCATGGGCAGGTTGAAGCGACAGTAACATGTCGTGAAGGACCGAACCAGTGTCGTGTAACAGGCTTGGATGACCTGTGGTTAGCGGTGAAATGCCATTCGAACTTGGAGATAGCTGGTTCTCCTCGAAATAGCTTTAGGGCTAGCGTCGCGTAGTAGCATACGGGGGTAGAGCTCTGTAAAGGACTGGGGGGAGCAATCCTACCCACCCTTAACAAACTACGAATACCGTATGTGTAATCGCGGCAGTTAGAACGTCGGGGCTAAGCTCGGCGCTCGAAAGGGAAACAGCCCAGACCATCGTCTAAGGTCCCTAAATTAACACTAAGTGGGAAACAAGGTGAGATTTCTTAAACAGCTAGGATGTTGGCTTAGAAGCAGCCATTCATTTAAAGAGTGCGTAACAGCTCACTAGTCAAGAGATCTTGCGTGGAAAATGTAACGGGGCTAAGTGTTATACCGAAGACATGGATGCCACCAGTACAGTAAACATCTAACGTAGAAAAGCTACATTTTCTCCGCCACCCGGAAGGGCTGTCGGTCAAAATAGCTCCGCCAAGGCGGATAACCTACGATCATGAGGTGTTTAGTGTACTGGTGGCGTGGTAGAGGAGCGTTCCTATCTGCGGTGAAGCAGTTTTGGAAAGAATTGTGGAGCGTTAGGAAGTGAGAATGCTGGAATGAGTAACCACAAGAGGGGTGAGAATCCCCTCGGCCGTAAGAGCAAGGTTTCCTGAGCTATGGTAATCATCTCAGGGTTAGTCGGGCCTAAGCCGAGGCGCATAGCGTAGGCGATGGACATCAGGTTAATATTCCTGAACCGGCGTGTTTTGTACACTGTTCACGGCGAGATATTCGGAGCGGATTCATGGTTTATCCGTCCAACCTAGGGGGAACCCGATGGGAGTGAAAGTTACCTTTTTAAGGTGACGATTCTGGAAAAGGCGCTGGCTAGAAAAGCAGGTGTACGCGTGGACACGTCGACCGTACCGCAAACCAACACAGGTGCTCGAGTCGAGTAGACTCAGGCTTACGAGAGAACCTTCGCTAAGGAACTCGGCAATACAGCGACCGTAACTTCGGGATAAGGTCTGCCCCCACTTCGGTGGATATGAGCCGCGTTCATAAACTCAGCGATTAGGTGGTTAGAAGAACGCATTTATCAGAGGTAAAAGCGCTGATAAATGTAGTGAGTACGCATCGTTTCTGCGTAAAGTAGAATCGGTGTGATCAAATCCTTTTTAAAACCATAGAATTTTTCTGAGATAAGTAACATGAATAATGTTCTTTTGAACGCGAACCGTTCACATCTAACGATGTGGGGGCCGCAGCAAAAGAGCCCACGGAACTGTTTATCAAAAACACAGGTCTCTGCTAACACGAAAGTGGATGTATAGGGGCTGACTCCTGCCCAATGCTGGAAGGTTAAGGGGAGCGCTTCACGGTGCGAACTGAAGCCCTAGTCAATGGCGGCGGTAACTATAACCGTCCTAAGGTAGCGAAATTCCTTGTCAGGTAAGTTCTGACCCGCACGAATGGAGTAATCATGTGGGCACTGTCTCAGCGAAGGACTCGGTGAAAGTGCATTGGCGGTAAAGATGCCGTCTGTCCGTACCAGGACGAGAAGACCCCATGGAGCTTTACTACAGTTTTACATTGATCCGGGTTTTGGCCCGTGTAGCATAGTTGGGAGACGTTGAAGCAGATACGCTAGTATTTGTGGAGTCGCCGGTGAAATACCAACCTTGCCAAGATCTTGATCTCACCCTGACCGTTATCCGGTTAGGGGACCGTGTATGATGGGTAGTTTAACTGGGGCGGTTGCCTCCTAAAGAGTAGCGGAGGCGTTCAAAGGTTGGCTAGCTTCGGATGGAAATCGAAGTGATAGTGTATGCGCATAAGCCAGCTTGACTGTGAGGAGTACATTCCAAGCAGAGACGAAAGTCGGAGCAAGTGATCCGCTGTACGTACATTTGTACATGAATGTGGGATCGACAGCGCAAACGGATAAAAGTTACCCTGGGGATAACAGGCTTATAGCGCCCAATAGTTCACATAGACGGCGCTGTTTGGCACCTCGATGTCGGCTCATCACATCCTGGAGGGGGAGCACCTTCCAAGGGTTCGGCTGTTCGCCGATTAAAGTGGTACGCGAGCTGGGTTCAGA carries:
- a CDS encoding acid phosphatase/vanadium-dependent haloperoxidase related protein (RAAC3_TM7_1_479), with amino-acid sequence MISPYLVAIVIGWLVAQGLKYVFDAIRSRTWSHLRQLYLSGSMPSAHSATVVSLATVVGLRDGLDSAIFAVALLFAGVVMYDAMMVRRSSGEQGLAIQSLIKEAKSKVLLPRSARGHTPVEVLAGAILGVVVGSVVFVTTI
- a CDS encoding DNA gyrase subunit A (RAAC3_TM7_1_478); this encodes MDDDVIDTTPNKYEQVDNDIVVPGIERRTLEDVMQDNFFRYSMSVIIDRALPDVRDGLKPVHRRILYSMEANGWRSGGKFVKSARVVGDVIGKYHPHGDTSIYDSMVRLAQPWALRMPLVNGQGNFGSMDGDEAAAYRYTEAKMTRIAEEMLVDINKDTIDFRDNFDGSEQEPSVLPAKIPNLLLNGQIGIAVGMATNIPPHNLGELVDASIELIDNEEATIDDLLKHVKGPDFPTGAVIYAGESMKQAYLTGRGSVTIRAVAEIEETKKGRHQIVVTEIPYGVNKATLVEKIAELYKDKKINIADLRDETARGKVRVVVEVKKDGYPKKLLNQLYKLTALQTSFNFNMLSLVDGIQPRILGLQEMLQEFIKHRQKVVRRRTEFELRKAKERAHILEGYKIALDHIDEVIKTIRASRTQEQAQASLMKQFKLSDIQAAAILAMQLRRLTGLSREEIENELADLIKLITKLEGILADEKEILKIIKTELLEMKEKYGDERRTKIINHELGKFSDEELIPEEDSVILLTGENYIKRTLVSEYRRQHRGGKGKRGMTTKEEDVIDQLVPASTHDWLLFFTNRGRVFRLKAYEVPAASLAAKGVAAVNLLQLQPEEKITSIIRHEKNAAEDGFLFMATKKGTVKKTPLKDYANIRTNGLIAIRLDEGDELRWIKKTDGKSDVIISTSAGQAIRFNESDARPMGRAARGVRGARLRPNDVVVGMDIVSSEDQTLLVISEKGFGKRTTAGNFPSHKRGGVGIKAAVVTAKTGPIMSVKTVDPDMTDAILISKNGQTIRLGLADIKMLGRTTQGVTVMRLGEGDAVCSVGLMPAPAAEDGEGE